The Peribacillus sp. FSL P2-0133 genome has a segment encoding these proteins:
- the spoVB gene encoding stage V sporulation protein B yields the protein MSKFLKGTLILLIASLITRVLGFINRIVIARFIGEEGVGLYMMALPTLFLVVNITQLGLPIAISKFVAEANARGDERKIKKILVVSLACTFTLSMIFTPAMLVFAPVLSEYLFTDKRTLWPLMAIAPIVPIIAISSVLRGYFQGKQNMKPFAFSQVIEQVARITFIAVLTKAFLPYGIEYAAAGAMLASIIGELVSLIYLLTSFKLKKHFKFRKGFFKNVKSGKGTFTELMGIALPSTGSRMIGSISWFFEPIVVAQSLAIAGVTAAAATSQYGELTGYALPLLMLPSFVTSSLATALVPAVSEARTTGNFLLVEHRLQQALKITFITGCLAIVILFIFAEPILQVMYGSSHAAVFIKFLAPFFILYYFQYPLQSMLQALDLAKAAMFNSLAGNILKIGVIWLLASKESFGIMGAAIGIAVGTMLVTFLHFSTVLKVVPFTLHFRSYISALVLALISGWGGYYLYQFPLSSLPLGTRLMFSVTVVIMLFTFFLLMTGSIKKADLIRIPVVGGFLSKFAWK from the coding sequence ATGTCCAAATTTTTAAAAGGGACGCTGATATTATTAATCGCAAGCCTGATTACAAGGGTTCTTGGTTTCATTAACCGCATTGTCATCGCCCGCTTCATCGGCGAAGAAGGCGTTGGTTTATATATGATGGCTTTACCGACCCTCTTTCTCGTCGTGAACATAACCCAGTTAGGCCTGCCAATCGCCATTTCGAAATTCGTGGCTGAGGCTAATGCCAGAGGGGATGAGCGGAAAATCAAGAAAATCCTTGTCGTCTCTTTGGCCTGCACCTTTACTCTTTCGATGATTTTCACTCCTGCGATGCTGGTTTTTGCGCCGGTTCTCTCAGAATACCTTTTCACTGATAAACGGACATTATGGCCGCTCATGGCGATTGCCCCGATCGTACCAATCATCGCCATTTCATCCGTACTGCGCGGTTATTTCCAAGGCAAGCAAAATATGAAGCCCTTCGCTTTCTCACAAGTTATCGAACAGGTGGCCAGAATCACTTTCATAGCCGTCCTGACGAAGGCTTTTTTGCCATATGGAATTGAATATGCAGCAGCCGGGGCGATGTTAGCTTCAATCATCGGTGAACTTGTATCTCTCATCTACTTATTGACCAGCTTTAAACTAAAGAAACATTTTAAGTTCCGGAAAGGTTTCTTCAAGAATGTCAAATCCGGAAAAGGAACGTTCACTGAATTGATGGGGATCGCCCTGCCTTCTACTGGGAGCAGGATGATAGGATCCATCTCGTGGTTTTTCGAACCGATAGTGGTCGCTCAGAGTTTGGCAATTGCCGGAGTCACAGCCGCAGCAGCCACGAGTCAATACGGGGAGTTAACAGGGTATGCACTGCCATTGCTCATGCTTCCCTCTTTCGTTACATCATCACTGGCGACGGCACTTGTCCCGGCAGTGAGTGAAGCCCGTACGACCGGAAACTTTTTACTCGTTGAACACAGGCTTCAGCAGGCCCTGAAAATCACCTTTATCACAGGCTGTTTAGCTATCGTCATTCTGTTCATCTTTGCCGAACCGATTTTACAAGTCATGTATGGCTCTTCGCATGCTGCTGTTTTCATTAAATTCCTGGCACCTTTTTTCATCCTTTATTACTTTCAATATCCGCTGCAATCCATGCTGCAAGCACTGGATCTTGCAAAGGCCGCAATGTTCAACAGCCTGGCTGGGAACATCCTTAAAATCGGTGTGATTTGGCTGCTGGCGTCAAAGGAAAGTTTCGGGATCATGGGTGCCGCAATCGGGATAGCTGTCGGTACGATGCTCGTTACCTTCCTGCATTTTTCAACCGTGCTGAAGGTCGTCCCTTTCACGCTTCATTTCCGCAGCTATATATCAGCTCTGGTTCTTGCTTTAATTTCCGGATGGGGCGGTTATTATCTTTATCAATTCCCGCTTTCCTCACTGCCACTTGGCACAAGGCTTATGTTTTCCGTGACGGTCGTTATCATGCTATTCACATTTTTCCTGCTCATGACCGGCAGCATAAAAAAGGCGGATCTGATCAGGATTCCTGTAGTGGGCGGCTTTTTATCAAAATTCGCTTGGAAATAA
- a CDS encoding DUF421 domain-containing protein yields the protein MDEGCGIEVDILAIIFRTTVIYLVILILFRMMGKREVGELSILDLVVSIMIGDIAVLSFEDLDRPFFRQIIPMFVLAFIQIILAFISLKSIRFRNIVDGTPQIIINQGKIDEKAMRKQRYTFDDLLTQLREQGINDLNEVQFAILESTGKLSIIKNTKGKRSKTKETPYPLIIDGEIQERNLDRIGKNHFWLRHQLKKLGETKIKEISICGYIDGQFYIDKNETKK from the coding sequence ATGGATGAAGGATGTGGTATTGAAGTGGATATCCTGGCTATTATTTTTAGAACAACAGTGATCTATCTAGTCATCTTAATCCTTTTTCGAATGATGGGTAAGCGGGAAGTTGGGGAATTGAGCATTCTTGATTTAGTGGTATCCATCATGATAGGGGACATTGCCGTTCTATCCTTTGAAGATTTGGATAGACCATTTTTCAGGCAAATCATTCCGATGTTCGTTCTTGCTTTCATCCAAATAATATTGGCTTTCATTTCATTGAAAAGCATTAGATTTCGAAACATCGTGGACGGTACGCCGCAGATCATCATCAATCAAGGGAAAATAGATGAAAAAGCGATGCGTAAGCAACGATATACTTTCGATGATTTATTGACCCAGCTGCGAGAACAGGGAATTAATGATTTAAATGAGGTGCAATTCGCAATCCTCGAATCTACCGGGAAGCTTTCGATCATCAAGAATACCAAAGGCAAAAGGTCTAAAACGAAGGAAACACCTTATCCCCTTATAATTGACGGGGAGATACAGGAGAGGAATCTCGATAGAATTGGCAAAAATCATTTTTGGCTCCGGCACCAGTTGAAAAAGCTGGGAGAAACGAAGATTAAAGAGATTTCGATTTGTGGGTACATAGATGGCCAATTTTATATCGATAAAAATGAAACGAAGAAATGA
- a CDS encoding TIGR04086 family membrane protein produces MSVAVIYGVGSIFAIAMIASLIVSILLRFTSLTESSLTYVIMIVSFLSLFIGGFISGGKGKKQGLFLGGSTGLLYLLVVFLFQYLGHDALFTIKQWIYYGCFVITAMMGGVLGVNMSSDSRTD; encoded by the coding sequence ATGAGTGTCGCCGTAATTTATGGCGTAGGCTCCATCTTTGCCATAGCGATGATTGCTAGTTTAATCGTTTCCATCCTTCTTCGTTTTACTTCACTGACGGAATCATCCCTGACATACGTGATCATGATCGTGTCCTTTTTATCGCTGTTCATTGGCGGATTCATTTCAGGAGGCAAAGGGAAAAAGCAAGGACTATTCTTGGGCGGAAGCACTGGGCTGCTTTATCTGTTGGTCGTGTTCCTTTTTCAATATTTAGGTCACGATGCACTTTTCACCATCAAGCAATGGATATACTATGGCTGTTTCGTGATTACGGCCATGATGGGCGGCGTACTTGGGGTCAACATGAGTTCCGACTCCCGCACCGATTAA
- the yajC gene encoding preprotein translocase subunit YajC: MGNLTQILPLILMFVLFYFLLIRPQQKRQKATRNMQSSLKKGDKVATIGGMHGTIDAIDDLQIVIKSPDGTKLTFDRAAIREITESAPNKEATL, encoded by the coding sequence ATGGGTAATTTAACACAAATACTTCCGTTGATTTTAATGTTCGTATTGTTCTATTTCTTATTGATCCGCCCGCAGCAAAAACGCCAAAAGGCTACGCGAAACATGCAAAGCAGTTTGAAAAAAGGTGATAAAGTTGCTACTATCGGCGGCATGCACGGAACAATCGATGCAATCGATGACCTGCAAATCGTCATTAAATCACCAGACGGTACAAAACTAACTTTTGACCGTGCTGCAATCCGTGAAATTACGGAAAGCGCACCGAATAAAGAAGCAACTCTATAA